In Calothrix sp. PCC 7507, one DNA window encodes the following:
- a CDS encoding serine/threonine protein kinase has product MEMLLNNRYQVIRTLGGGGFGETFLAEDTQMPSNRRCVIKQLKPIQNNPQIYQLVRERFQREAAILEDLGGSTDQIPSLYAYFQSEGQFYVVQEWVEGETLTAKIQQQGLLSESAVREILINLLPVLEYVHSKRIVHRDIKPDNIILRRRDSKPVLIDFGAVRESMGTMVNSQGNPTSSIVIGTPGYMPSEQAAGRPVYSSDLYSLGITAIYLLTGRQPQEIATDPRTGEIVWRQHALNVSPSLAMVIDRAIAYHPRDRYPTAREMLEALQLGAVTMQPTVPYAQPPAANLPPTAVTPQYTIPISPAALPQPINQSNGQRGIFAGSLIAGGLIGASIIIGFAINNKKEPQPIAQSSPLSSEQATINNQPQNTAPSVKTQRPDTTTRNEPQDIVTPVKSIFPSPSAPNLTPTPLKSETPSAETPAQVDRPSPEQAIQNYFATINKREFQTGWNQLSPNYQSNKRLHPNGYLSYIDWWGGKVESVDVEEVNLVEASAETATVEAQLEYSMKTGKVVPSVVRFSLLWDAGNSRWVVSDTK; this is encoded by the coding sequence ATGGAAATGCTGCTAAACAATCGCTATCAAGTGATTCGGACTTTAGGAGGCGGTGGATTTGGTGAAACTTTCCTCGCGGAAGATACCCAAATGCCGTCCAATCGCCGCTGCGTCATTAAACAACTCAAACCGATTCAAAACAATCCGCAGATTTACCAACTGGTGCGAGAAAGGTTTCAGCGAGAAGCCGCAATTCTAGAAGATTTGGGCGGTTCTACTGACCAGATTCCCTCTTTATATGCATATTTTCAGTCAGAAGGTCAGTTTTATGTAGTGCAAGAGTGGGTTGAAGGCGAGACATTAACCGCAAAAATCCAGCAGCAAGGGTTATTGAGTGAAAGTGCAGTCCGAGAAATCTTAATCAACTTATTACCAGTTCTGGAATACGTCCACTCGAAGCGGATTGTTCACCGCGATATCAAGCCTGATAACATTATTTTGCGTCGCCGTGACAGCAAACCTGTACTCATTGATTTTGGTGCGGTGCGAGAATCGATGGGAACAATGGTGAATTCCCAAGGTAATCCTACCAGCTCGATTGTGATTGGCACGCCAGGGTATATGCCTAGTGAACAAGCTGCAGGTAGACCAGTTTATTCTAGTGATTTATATAGTTTAGGGATCACAGCCATTTATTTGCTAACTGGTAGACAGCCACAGGAAATAGCAACAGATCCCCGGACTGGAGAAATTGTTTGGCGTCAACATGCTTTAAATGTTAGCCCCTCATTGGCAATGGTGATTGATCGGGCGATCGCTTATCATCCACGCGATCGCTATCCCACAGCCAGAGAAATGCTAGAAGCCTTACAATTGGGTGCAGTAACCATGCAGCCTACTGTTCCTTACGCCCAGCCACCAGCAGCTAATCTACCCCCTACTGCAGTCACACCCCAATACACAATTCCCATCAGTCCAGCTGCTCTCCCTCAACCAATAAATCAAAGCAATGGTCAACGAGGAATATTTGCAGGTAGTTTAATTGCAGGTGGTTTGATTGGTGCTTCCATCATCATTGGTTTTGCCATCAACAACAAAAAAGAACCCCAACCAATAGCACAGTCATCACCGTTATCTAGCGAACAAGCCACAATCAATAACCAACCCCAGAATACAGCGCCATCCGTCAAAACCCAACGTCCGGACACCACAACCCGCAACGAACCCCAGGATATCGTCACACCAGTAAAATCAATATTTCCCAGCCCTAGCGCACCTAATCTTACTCCCACACCGCTCAAGAGTGAAACTCCATCTGCTGAAACACCAGCACAAGTTGATAGACCATCACCAGAACAAGCTATACAAAATTATTTTGCAACTATTAATAAACGTGAGTTTCAAACTGGATGGAATCAGCTATCTCCCAATTATCAAAGTAATAAACGTCTTCATCCCAATGGTTATCTTTCTTATATTGATTGGTGGGGTGGAAAAGTTGAAAGTGTTGATGTAGAAGAAGTGAATTTGGTAGAAGCAAGTGCCGAAACAGCCACCGTTGAAGCTCAGTTAGAATACTCTATGAAAACGGGAAAAGTAGTTCCTAGTGTTGTGCGCTTCTCCCTTTTATGGGATGCTGGAAATAGTCGATGGGTTGTTAGTGATACCAAATAG
- a CDS encoding GIY-YIG nuclease family protein, whose translation MPTNDSELQIQAQRILDAIVLTPFEQCQLLSREFANIPPRPGIYAIRHKTDGLLYIGKTKSLRGRFSGGHKAFLWAWLDKYSYEDVRIAVQPISYWQNPALL comes from the coding sequence ATGCCGACAAACGATTCTGAATTGCAAATTCAAGCGCAAAGAATCCTGGATGCAATTGTCTTGACACCCTTTGAACAATGCCAGCTTTTAAGTCGCGAATTTGCCAACATTCCTCCTCGTCCTGGGATCTATGCAATCAGACACAAAACTGATGGATTACTTTACATTGGTAAAACCAAGAGCCTGCGGGGTCGCTTTAGTGGAGGACACAAGGCTTTTTTGTGGGCATGGCTCGACAAATACAGCTATGAAGACGTTCGGATTGCGGTGCAGCCAATTTCTTACTGGCAAAACCCTGCGTTACTATAG